In Corylus avellana chromosome ca2, CavTom2PMs-1.0, the following proteins share a genomic window:
- the LOC132171917 gene encoding receptor like protein 29-like, with protein MASVSLLFVGFLALAGEVIAQQNRGGEMVMEEEEILGLFDVMGGLLDDSGWAELHPQPCTDTPWPGVECEIGQDPPIFHVTKIHIGPDVVSPPCKSSANLSDSLLKLPFLKTLSIFNCFLTTPVTLSPTLFGAVSSLECLALVSNPALSGGIPSSISEVVSLRVLNLAQNNLQGEIPREIGGLVNLEQLDLSYNNLSGDIPEEIGGLTHLTILDLSWNGIEGDLPSSLCQLPILQKIDLSSNRFVGRIPPELGMLNRLALFDLSNNFVNGPIPETLSGLENLEYLVFDHNPITTGMPLFIGTLRKLKSLSLSGCGLTGKIPNTITTMESLTALALDNNSLTGTIPTDLGALPNLDQLNLSHNQLSGQLQLPEEFIDRLGKRLDVRGNAGLCTSNKIYKKKNISTYLETPVCFNTTGPMNHKTVANDQHPDDDSETTKTSWHHDKTSSNTSHGEIKNTFYSLGLSVFVLCFLIFSL; from the coding sequence ATGGCTTCTGTGTCTCTTTTGTTTGTAGGTTTCCTTGCTTTGGCAGGAGAGGTGATTGCACAGCAAAACAGAGGAGGTGAAATGGtgatggaagaggaagagattTTGGGGCTATTTGATGTCATGGGTGGTCTTCTAGATGATTCTGGCTGGGCTGAGCTGCATCCGCAGCCTTGTACAGACACTCCATGGCCTGGTGTTGAATGTGAAATTGGTCAAGACCCTCCAATCTTTCATGTAACAAAGATTCATATTGGCCCTGATGTTGTCTCCCCACCCTGCAAATCCTCTGCTAATCTATCAGAttccctcctcaaactacctTTTCTGAAGACTCTGTCTATATTCAACTGTTTTCTTACAACTCCTGTCACTCTTTCTCCGACCCTTTTTGGTGCAGTCTCTTCTTTGGAGTGTTTAGCCCTTGTATCCAATCCAGCCCTCTCCGGAGGAATTCCATCAAGCATATCAGAAGTTGTCAGCCTAAGGGTCCTGAATCTGGCACAAAACAACCTGCAGGGAGAAATCCCAAGGGAGATTGGTGGGTTGGTCAACTTAGAGCAACTTGATTTGAGTTACAACAATTTAAGTGGAGATATCCCAGAAGAAATTGGTGGGTTGACTCATTTGACCATCTTGGACTTAAGCTGGAATGGCATTGAAGGGGATCTGCCTAGTTCTCTGTGTCAGCTTCCTATTCTCCAAAAGATTGACTTGAGCTCAAACAGGTTTGTTGGAAGGATACCTCCAGAATTAGGGATGCTCAACAGGTTGGCATTGTTTGATTTAAGCAACAATTTTGTTAATGGGCCAATCCCTGAAACCCTCTCAGGTTTGGAGAATTTGGAGTATCTTGTATTTGATCACAACCCTATAACTACAGGGATGCCCTTGTTCATAGGTACCCTTAGGAAGCTAAAATCATTGAGTTTGTCAGGATGTGGGCTCACAGGCAAAAtaccaaacactatcactacaaTGGAAAGCCTCACTGCTCTAGCTCTAGACAACAACAGCCTCACTGGAACAATTCCTACAGATTTAGGGGCTCTTCCAAATCTTGATCAGCTAAACTTAAGCCACAATCAATTAAGTGGGCAGCTTCAACTCCCAGAGGAGTTCATTGACAGGCTTGGGAAGAGGTTGGATGTTAGAGGCAACGCAGGGCTCTGCACAAGCaacaaaatatacaaaaagaaGAACATTTCTACGTATCTAGAAACTCCTGTTTGCTTCAATACAACAGGACCCATGAATCACAAAACCGTTGCTAATGATCAACACCCAGATGATGATTCTGAGACAACGAAGACATCCTGGCACCATGACAAGACAAGTTCAAATACTTCACATGGAGAGATCAAAAACACATTTTACTCACTTGGGCTTTCAGTTTTTGTACTttgttttctgattttctcATTGTAA